A window of Periplaneta americana isolate PAMFEO1 chromosome 7, P.americana_PAMFEO1_priV1, whole genome shotgun sequence contains these coding sequences:
- the LOC138702682 gene encoding general transcription factor IIF subunit 1-like translates to MAQRSIARLLTTLRALEDEDGGNNGSSLRDIVSYMRKNMSATGDVRSQLNTSLRSAVRHGLVEELPSQRFRLFRPLAEYTEDRTSERRRSRSSSDSRDSRSRSCSESNGSGSSGSRTSFSTRSSVYTMPRRKQKRQRIEHQVCCCHTQKGRFIACNRNLDHRTHYGGEMPSTSESKDVTYESDDEDGDMESNDETEEYMSADNCREREEESKDCKAENPGNQDSDDKESASKTDDAAAQAKDEERNEERYDFYI, encoded by the exons ATGGCTCAGCGCTCCATCGCCAGGTTGCTGACGACATTAAGAGCACTCGAAGATGAAGATGGCGGTAATAACGGGTCTTCCCTGAGGGACATCGTAAGCTACATGCGGAAGAACATGTCTGCCACTGGAGATGTGAGATCCCAGCTAAACACGTCGCTGAGAAGTGCAGTCAGGCACGGACTCGTGGAAGAACTACCTTCACAACGATTTAG ATTGTTCCGACCCTTAGCTGAATATACGGAAGACAGAACCAGTGAACGTAGGAGGTCACGAAGCAGCAGCGATTCCAGGGacagcaggagcaggagctgTTCCGAGAGCAATGGCAGCGGCAGCAGCGGTAGCAGGACTAGCTTTTCCACTAGAAGCAGTGTCTACACAATGCCACGCCGAAAACAAAAGCGTCAACGCATCGAACACCAAGTGTGCTGCTGCCATACGCAGAAAGGCAGA TTCATAGCCTGCAATCGCAATTTAGACCACCGAACACATTACGGAGGAGAAATGCCGTCGACCAGCGAATCTAAGGACGTGACATATGAGAGTGATGACGAAGATGGCGACATggaaagtaatgacgaaactgaaGAGTATATGTCAGCGGATAACTGCCGAGAACGGGAAGAGGAAAGCAAGGACTGCAAGGCAGAGAATCCAGGAAACCAGGATTCTGATGATAAGGAATCTGCGTCCAAGACAGATGATGCGGCAGCGCAGGCAAAAGATGAGGAGCGAAATGAAGAACGCTACGACTTTTACATATAA